GAAATCGGCTCTGGCTGTTAGGGAAAGCCTGACCATTCTAAGCCCCACACCCTTGGCATAATTCCAGTCCAGGCTACATTCAAGCACAACACTGAAGCTGCAAATGCAGTCGACAGGAACATTTTTCAGCCACATGCATAACTGTTAGGAAGATGGAATTTTGCCATTTAGTATGGAGATGAAAGCCctggcctgggtggcccaggctagcctgatttcagaagctaagcaaggttgtccCTGGTCAGTAcgtagatgggagaccaccaaggaagtccagggttgttatgcagaggcaggcaatggcaaaccacctctgttagtctcttgccttgaaaaccctacggggttgtcataagtcagctgcgacttgagggcactttacacactcattTTGACCACTCAGCTTTGACAACCTAGGAGTGTTAAGCAAGAACACAACTTGACCTAAGCGAGAACACAACTTGACCTATGTTTAGACAGACAACAGTACCTGTATCGTGATGGCTTATTTGCATTTGTAACCAATTCTATCACCTTTTGGGTCTAACAGGAGAAAAATTCCCATGTGACTTGGTGATGCAGTTTGCAACTCAGCTGGAGCAAGTTAGCACTGCCTGTGAATATGCTAGATACGAGAGAAGGAAAGCAGTGGAAACAGGGGGGAAATACAAATACTTTGCTTAGCCACCAGGATGGGAGCAGAGCAGGGGTTagggatagaagaagagttggtttttatatgccgactttctctaccgcttaagggagactcaagccagcttacaatcaccttcccttccccctccccacaacagacaccctgtgaggtaggtggggctgagagagctcaatagaactgtaacttgtccaatgtcacccagctggcttcgagtgtaggagtggggaaacaaattcaggtcaccagattagcctccgccactcatgtggaggagtggggaatcaaacccggttctccagatcagagtccaccgctccaaaccaccgctcttaaccactacaccacgctggtagtcATCTAATAAATATTTGCAAGGCTggcatacattttttttttcaaatcagcAGCTAGATTAAAGCCAGTTTGGTTCAACAAACTGCAGGGTGGACTTGGATCCAGGTCCAAGTGTCTCCTTTGCCAATGGACTTACTGTGAAGCCTTGAGCAACTTACACATTTTAATATTGCGGTGCATTGGTCAGAGTGCTAGACCAGGCCCTGGGggacctgaattcaaatcccaCTTAGCCACAAAGACCGttaggtgagcttgggccagtcacactcttgcTCAACATCACAAGGGTGTTGTGACGACtaaatgggagggggagacacaaCATATGCCAATCTGAGCTCCTTGACCCCTTTGGAATTCTGCCGcaggattttaaaatgtatagacTGAGACTGTTCCCATGCAGCTCACTTTCTACCATTACAGGAAAATATGGACATCTCTACCAGAATACACTGCCGCTCTGTTTCTCTTAAGAAGTGGCTGCGCTTTCTATGGCTACAGCCTGTTTCATATCTGTCCTGTCTTCTGAGATATCTGCACACCAGGTCAGAACTATCGCCACGGAGGGGGCAACCACTTGCACCTTCCATTCAAAGACCCTGACATGGAACTAGTTTTACCTGCAGGCAGCTTCGAGCAGAGAAGTTCAAATCTCCCAGCCAGAAAGTGGTTTTCATCCAGTTTTCATGCAGCCCCTCACTGTTCCCcatcaatctgtgttccttgaaactactcagatgggggagggggaggcaagagagaagcaacaGCAGCCGTCTCCTTCCCTGGCTAGGTCACCTCTGTCCACCCCTGGCCTGCCCCAAGGCATTCAAAAGATCAAAGGGTGGAACAAAGAGCATTTGCAGCTTGCATCCCTGGAGAGACCTTTATTCTCAGGGAGAAAAGCTATCAGATTATGCTAGGGTGTGGGCTCACCATGATCAAAAGAAAGACATGCAAAACCGAAATAGCAGGTACTGACTGGACTGGAGGAACCGTTCCACAGTTGCCTCTCAAATCAAAGCACAGGAAAGAGACCAAGGTGAGGGCAGCAGAATTCCAAAGGGGTCAAGGTAGACCCCCCCCCAGAAGAGAAGGTCAATGTTTCTTTGAAAGGAACTAGTTCCCAATGCTGGACTCAAACATTCCTTCACTTAGTATGTCTCTTTTCAGAGTCAGATGCTGCAACACAAAGTCTGCATAGAAATTTCACAACCCTTCTGTTCTCTTTTGTGCTTTTTTATCACAATCTGCAAAATTCCGTGTATGAGTACACACACCTGTCACTTTCCAGATTGGAGGAAGAAGCCCCTAGCCCATAAAGTGAACGCTGCAATATAGGctttaactcacacacacacaaaatgattcTAGGAGTTACCCCAGAAAATTAGCAGCCAGACTAATTTCACAGCTTTCTGGGTTTTGTATGTCAATGACCACATTATCTAATTATTGCTtccacaaaccctaaccctaatgtctTCAGATTCTTCTAACTTATTTTATGCTATAACAAATGTGTTCTGCTACATCAATAAATACAGGGATAaccttggttttcttttcttttttccttttttttgatCACATCTTATACTTCAAATTTAATAGTTCTCAAAAGATACATAACAGATGTGAAATTTAATTGCATCTGTACTGTACAGTACTGATTCTTTCAAGATGCTAAAAAAAGAAGTGGGGAGATGAAGATGAGAAACGATATGGAGTGTTGACTAGCTTTATGCCTTGAACTGAACTGCCCATTACTCAGCTCCCAATATAAATGGTAGACCAGGGTCTTCATGCTTTCTTGTAAACTCGAGTAGATTTGACATCGTTCATGACACATTCCACATCTTCCCATCTACCACCTTCCTTGTTATCGTGGCCTCTTTACCATCCCATTTTTGGACCTGGGTTAACACGTTATCGTCACCTAATGTTACAATGGTCTCTGTTTTTCGGCCATCTATTGTATCTTCAGTGAATTGCTCTCCCAATTTGAAGGAGAATTCTGATGTTTTGAAGGTACTTTCTGTTTTCACTTTGAACATATCTCCGTCCTTGCAGATGATAACATCTGGCTTGGCCATACTTCCCATCTTCCTCATGGCCATGTTCACACCCAGCTCTTTCATAAAGTCCTCGAAGCCCTTGCTGGACTCCAAGCACCATCTGCCCAAGAAGGCATCCAGGTTCGCCATGGCGCGGGGCTTTGCAAGGCTCCGAGCGGACGACCCAAGGAGAGGCTGGGGAAAAGACTCAACTCTGGTTTTCATTACCACAACAAAAGCTAACCTCTAACCTAACTCCTCCCCAGTTTCTCATAACTGTGTTaaaaagctccatttaattgaATGTGGTTGGCAGTATAGAAAGCAGCTAGTAAAGAATCTGCCACCACTGAGTGGCAcaaaattatctatctatctatctatctatctatctatctatctatctatctatctatctatctttttaTGTTATACAACAAAACACGCTGGAGTAAAATTATGAATAAGatctgggttgaatccagccagttTTTATACTCCGTCAAGCATTGCattctcctatccaaatactaaccacagccaaccctgcttagctccaagatctgatgagatcctgccagcctgggccatccaggccagggcagaaaaTAAATCCATTACCCAGGCTCAAAGGAAAGACCCCTTGGTGAATGCTCAGGGGATCTCCATAGATTGCCCACCCCTCACCATCCCTGCCCCCATTTTCATAGACCTCCCTAGTTATTCTCTCCAGTTTAGCACATGACACTTGGTTCTTTCCACTCATGGCCCATCATATTCCTCCCAGGCATCAAGAGGACATTTTATAGTAAGGTTAACCCTATAATCCTAGCCTGTCACATAGTACTAGCTCTGGTATGTGTGACACTCCCCTGCCACACTAGAAATTTCCTATATAGCCACTACTTAACTTTCCTCACCTTCCCAAACCACACTATCTCCATGGGCCCCTTTCAATGGAATGCCACATACTTCCAAACCCTGCCAATTCCCACCATAATAACTCTCTCCTTGCAACCAAACCTGATTTCTTAACTCAtgtgtttgagtgtgtgtgttttgggggtggGCTGTCTCTGTCAGTTGTCTAATGCCCCTCACCCTGCACCCCTAATAAAGCCCCCACATCCCACaacaggatgcccccccaaataggatgggaaattcctgaagaattgggggtggagcctgagtagggcaggacttgaggaaaggagggacctcagtagggtataatgccagagagtcaaccatccaaagcagccatttttctccagggcaacacacatgaagctgccttatactgaatcacacccttggtccatcaaagtccgtatggtctactcagactggcagcggctctccagggtctcaggcagagggtctttcacatcacctacctgcctagtccctttaactggaggtgccggggattgaacctgggaccttctgcatgccaagcagaggctctaccactgagccacggctcctctccTACTGATGCCTGTAATCTGGGGATAAGtaataattccagatctccaggccccacctggaaactggcaatccCATGGACTCCCCGCCCCAGACCCAGCAGATTTCCAAATGGGCTCTTGGCAGCTCCCTCTGAAGTACtgtgagccccctccccccaaaaaaacccctcacatCTCCCCCCATAAACCTCCAACCTGATCCCTCCACTCTTTCAGAGGATCATggctgggggaagagggaggcaaGGGAGAGTGAAGTTCCGGGGTAAAACATGCcgaagtttaaaaaacaaaccagcattaatcaaaaagggcaagagtccagtagcaccttaaagactaacaaaaatattttctggtagggtatgagctttcgtgagccacagctcacttcttcagaaatattttctggtagggtatgagctttcgtgagccacagctcacttcttcagaagtgagctgtggctcacgaaagctcataccctaccagaaaatatttttgttagtctttaaggtgctactggactcttgccctttttgactactgcaaacagactaacccactgtgaattatctaaacCAGCATTAAGTTGCTTCCTGCTACCACGCCTGAAGGCTCAATCGTGAGGGTGTCTTGTAACTCTGAGTGAGGCAATTCCACCATGGGCTGCTTGCAAGATCTTAAGAGATGACCTGGGAGACCCCGGGAGGGGGAGGCCGGTGTTGCCGGACCTGCAACCGGGCAAGGAGACCCCTTCCAGGCTCCCGGTCTTGCGGGGGGAAGGGGCGTTTCCTCTCCCCGGAGGGCTTCTGCTTCCTGCCTTTCTAGGGCctagcccggcccggcccggcctccCCAGCCCGCCACGTCCCGCTCGATCCCCGACGGAGCTCCAGCCTACCTCGGGCTGCCCCGCTTCCCGTCGCCGGCCTCTGGGACTCCCTCGCACAGCGCCAACGGGGCTGAGCCGAACAGGAAGTGCTTCCACTCGGACCCGGCCGGAAGGGACCCGGCAACACTGGTCCGCTTCCTTTAGGCGTCCCTCCGGGGAAACTAATGCCCGATAGTGAAGTTCCGGGGTAAAACTTCCAGCCTCCCCCCCATCCCGCCGGGGGGTTTTCAGAATGGATCGATTGCCTTTCGACCCCGCTTTTCCTCAAGCGTTGCAATTCtcctatataataataataataataataataataataataataataataataatataaatataatatatattatattaaatatatatatactataatatattatatatatataatattatatatatatataatataatataatatatatattatataatatatataatatatatataatatatatattatattatattatatatatatatatatatatatatatataaatataaatataaaaaataatataataaatggACACCCCCAAAAGCTTCCTCGTTGACTTGCTCCCACTCCCTggctccctcctagggttgccaactttgggttggcaaattcctagagatttgggggtagagcctggggagggtgggggttgaagAGGGGAAGAGCCTCAGTTGAGTATGATACCAGTGCAGAGTCAACCCTGCAAAgatgccatgttctccagggggactgatctctgttacctggagatcggttgtaatagcgggggatctccagctacctcctggaggttataagaaaaaaacacctatgctataaTAAATTAGTGAATATGAACAAATAGCACTGGGCTCAATAgtatatgcaaattacaaatttataaGACCTCAATTTCTACAAACTAATACAACAGTGTATAACTACCACCCATGTGACTACGTAACAAGACAAAACATATTTACAACAAGTAGTACAATTCTACATAAGCACAGCGGCTTTGTTAGGTTTGTTCAATTTCAGTCAACAAGTAAGCAAACAAGTTTTATATGCCTGCAAGGCTAAAGGGTTTTCAAAAAACTCTTCATTGCAAAgatgccatgttctccaggggaactgatctctgttacctggtgTCAAGCCTCAGCAACACATTGCGTTCCTTGCAAAGAAAACTCCTttccagacgttgcagcgagtaaaaagttttatttcaaagaGACAGCGAGTTCAGCACGTCATAGAGacaaggctagaatacagacatgggggagtatcggtacatatatagggtaaatacaatggggttgattaggttataGAAACAAAGAAATAATACAGAAGTGAACTACCAGTAACGACTTAAGGCAACACATACAGAAAATAAACGcgtgcattaactggctgatcttccctgGCATTGTTTtgtgggacccggtatcagatcagcgattacccaggcgggtctccattgaggtgcagatcttggtcaggagaccgggtgcaaaagGGGCaggaatggagtgcacaaaaactccattttgtccgtggggggaaccatcttatttcttatccggggccggcagagagcctatctgacacctggagatcagttgtaatagcggagatcagttgtaatagcgggagatctccagctacctcctggaggttggcagctctagtcATAATGTCTAGTATTGGACCTTAGAGAAAGGGTATTGGACACAGAACAGACCCAGCTAGCACTACTATAAATATTAACATAAAAATTGCTTTTGGGGTTACTTTAAAGTTTTATACTCTGTGTCCTGCTTAGACCAGCTGTGAAAGGACAGAGATGTGATCTATTTTAATTTAGGCTAAAATACACACgctaaaattctttaaaaaaaacattgatttGCTTCCTGTTACCATGCCTGAAAGCTAAATCATGATTGTATCTTTTAACTCTGTGTTTAAGCAATTCCACTAAGGCTGCTTGCAAGATCTTAGATATGAGCTGCTCAAATTCAGAACCTTTAAATGAGCAAAAATGGCTGCAATCTGGCAAAGAGTTCACTTTTGATCTCACTGCCTTATTGATTGGGCTAAAAGTTCAAAGGAGCAGAGCTGGGTTGCAAAATGCTAATTGAACTAAACTCTATTATAAAACATTAGACTTTGAACTGGCAGGCTCCAGTTCTCTGCTGATGACTCAGTTTTGGAAAATCTGTGCAAAAGAAGTTAACCCCCAAAAGGAAGTCATAGGGTTGTTAACctctagatggggcctggagttattctggaattacaatttatctctagagtttaattctcctggagaaaacatttagattcaagtccagtagcaccttagagaccaataagatttttggggtatcagttttctagagtcaaagctcctttcatcagatattagtaggaatggagatctctgagtctttatatctcagtcagaaggtgggGGGAATCTAGCATGCTATAGAGGTTAAGgtgtcggattaggatctgggaaacacaggtttaaatctccacttgctgggtgaccttgggtcagtcacacactctcagcccggaccttggctaatatttggattggagacctccaaggaataccagggctgtgaaaTGGagacaggcactggcaaaccacccctgaaagtctcttgccttgaaaaccttatgggatcgccataaatcagctgtgacttgatggcacacacacaaaaaaggtggGAGGGGTCTTGAGAAGGAACTCATGCATAATGTAATTAGCTAGATGAGAGCGGAAGGAAAATGCTTGGGGCAGTCAATTAGCATATGTAGtaagataagaatcctatgtccctctTCAGTCCTTgggggtggttttccatttttCTGAATTTGTAAATGaacaagttcagcaatctcccaGTGTAGTCTCCCCTTCAatgtttcctcataggacttgatctccagacccctcaccatctttgttgccttcctctggacacattccagtgtgtctatgtgtgtgtgtgtaaagtgccgtcaagtcacagccaactcatggctacccctttttgtggttttcatggcaagagactaacagaggtggtttgccagtgccttcctctgcatagcaaccctggacttccttggtggtctcccatccaaatactaaccagggctgaccctgcttagcttctgagatctgtcgagatcaggctagcctgggccatccaggtcagggtaggtcAGTGTGTCTAGATCTTTCTTAAATTTGGGTAGAATAAATATCATCCTGGTGTTTGTTGAATCAGCGTCTCTAATTTATTAGCCTAAGTGTAATGACTaaatctgacctggatggcccaggctagcctgatctcgtcagatctcaattTATAATTAGATATATAACCAACCAATTGCTAAAGATTGAATCAAATGGATAAGGATTGTAGACCAACCCCCCAGCTCCTAGGTCCAGTTTGGGAGAATTCCTCAAGGGTAGATTCTAATTTGGACTTCTAATTCTGGATTTCTAATCTCAGTGCTAGTATTCATCCCTGGATTTTCGGTCATGGGATATGCACACAGGGTTTTTAGGTGTTCAAAGCACAGTACATACATTGTCTTGCAGTCCTTTCGGCAACCATGTAAggtaggtttatttatttacttcatttacaccctgacTTTCCccccatatagaatcatagaaccatagggttggaaaggaccaccagggtcatctagtccaacgccctgcacaatgcaggaaattcacaactacctttcccgcacacaccccagtgacccctactccatgcccagaagatcgccaagatgccctccttctcatcatctgcttaaggtcatagaatcatcattgctgacaggtggccgtATGATGATCCTTATACTGTGGCTGGGGATGAGGAATAGGCAATGGGTTGAGTAATGGTCTCcaagtaattggttcttgtaggttatccgggctgtgtaaccgtggtcttggaattttctttcctgacgtttcgccagcaactgtggcaggcatcttcagagtagtaacactgaagtagtactctgaagatgcctgccacagttgctggcgaaacgtcaggaaagaaaattccaagaccacggttacacagcccggataacctacaagaaccaatgaactctgaccgtgaaagccttcgacaatattttgtctcCAAGTAAGTTAACAAGGCAGGACTCAAACTGGTGAGTTCCTGGTCACAGCTCAATCTCTTAGCTATTACACTACAgcagggtcgccagcctccagacTAGGACGGCTACTGTAGAGGATagggcatcataccccattgaggtccttcccctccccaaaccctgccttcccaagcctccacctaggattgccaacctccagattgtagctggagatctcccagaattacagctggtctccagacaacactgatcagttcccctggagaaaagggctgctttgaaagTTGGTCTTTATGGtgttatatcctgctgaagtccctccccaaaccccagcccacccaaaatctccaccccaccccaaatctccaggaatttcccaaccccgagatggcaatcctagctctacc
This window of the Euleptes europaea isolate rEulEur1 chromosome 5, rEulEur1.hap1, whole genome shotgun sequence genome carries:
- the LOC130477833 gene encoding fatty acid-binding protein 5-like, coding for MANLDAFLGRWCLESSKGFEDFMKELGVNMAMRKMGSMAKPDVIICKDGDMFKVKTESTFKTSEFSFKLGEQFTEDTIDGRKTETIVTLGDDNVLTQVQKWDGKEATITRKVVDGKMWNVS